The following DNA comes from Thermoanaerobaculales bacterium.
TCCTGTTCAACCACGAGTCCCCGCGCCGCGGCGAGACCTTCGTCACCCGCAAGATCACGATGGCGGCGGCCAGCATCGCCGCCGGGCGCCAGGACTGCCTGTACCTCGGCAACCTCGACGCCGAGCGTGACTGGGGCTTCGCCGGCGACTACGTCGACGCGATGTGGAGGATGCTCCAGGCGGACCGCCCGGACGACTACGTCGTCGCCACCGGGGAGACCCACAGCGTCCGGGAGTTCTGCGACCACGCCTTCGCGCAGCTCGCGATGCCCCTGACGTGGCGGGGCGAGGGCCTCGACGAGCAGGGCGTCGGCCCGGACGGGCGGGTGCTGGTCGCGGTGAGCCCGCGGTACTTCCGGCCGTCCGAGGTCGATCACCTGCTCGGCGACGCGAGCAAGGCCAGGCAGGCGCTCGGCTGGTCCCCGACCGTCACCTTCGAGGGACTGGTCGAGATGATGACCGACGCCGACCGCGCCGCCGCCGGCTGAGGTCTCGTCTACAATCGGACGGGCATGGACACGGTCCACTACTTCGCCGACCGCCTGCCGCGGTACCTCGAGGAGCTCCGCGCGCTGGTGGCGATCGAGACTCCGACCGGCGACGTGGCGCGCGCCGAGCGGGCCGCCGACCTGATCGCGGCGCTGTTCTCCGGGCTCGGGACCAGCGACCGCGAGGACCTGGCCGGCCTCGGGCCGATGCTGCGGATCCGCCGGCCCGGGACGGGCAGCCGGGTCCTGCTGCTGGCGCACTACGACACGGTCTGGCCCGCCGGCTCGTGGGAGGTCCCGTGGCTCGAGCGCGACGGGCGGATCTGGGGGCCCGGGGTCTACGACATGAAGGCCGGCCTGCTGTTCCTGCCGTGGCTGCTGCGCTGGCTTCGGGACGCCGGCCGCGATCACCCCGAGCTCGAGATCCTGCTCACCCCCGACGAGGAGAAAGGGTCGCCGGGCTCGCGATCGCGGATCGGCGAGGCGGCGGCGCGGGCCGACTTCGCGCTCGTCCTCGAGCCGGCCACCCCGCTCGGCCACCTCAAGCTCGCGCGCAAGGGGTCCGGCGAGTTTCAAGTCGACGTGGCGGGACGCACCGCCCACCAGGGCGCCGCCCCCGAGGAGGGCGTCAACGCGGTGGTCGAGGCCGCCCACCAGGTGCTGCGGATGCTCGAGCTGCAGGATGCGGCCGCCGGCACGACGGTCGGGCCGAACATCATCTCCGGGGGCTCGGCGAGCAACACGATCGCCGACCGGGTCCGGATCGTGGTCGATGTGCGCGCCTGGACCGAGGGGGAGCGGCTGCGGCTCGACGAGGGCCTGCGCGCCCTGACACCGGTCAATGAGGGGGCCCGGGTCGAGGTCCGCGGCGCCTGGAACCGGCCGCCGATGGAGCCCTCCCCGGCGGCGGTCGAGCTGTTCGAGCGGGCCCGCGGGATCGGCTCGGCGCTCGGCATGTTGCTGGAGTCGGCGGCGTGGGGCGGCTCGTCCGACGGGTGCCTGACCGCGGCCGCCGGCGCGCCGACGCTGGACGGGCTCGGGCCGGTCGGCGACGAGGCGCACACGCGCAGCGAGAACATCGTCGTCGCCGAGCTGCCGCGACGGATGGCGCTGCTCGGCGAGCTGGTGGCGTCGCTCGCCGTGGCCCCGGAGGAGTGGCTGAGCACAGGGGCCTGCGCTTTCCTGCGGTCGCGCTCACGCGGCTGACGGCGGGCGGCCGTAGGGTCGCGGTCGAGGACCTGAGCGCGTGAAGCAGATATCCGGCGGAAGCGGGAAGTCCGACCTCCCACTCCCGGGCCCATGATCTGAGGACTCAATCCAGCTCTTCGAACCGCAGAGGTCGCGGAGAGCGCAGAGATCATCGGGGAAGAACTCCTCCGGCCGTGCTCCGCGTTCTCTGCGGCCTCCGCGGTTCAGACGGCGAAACGCCCACCCGGTGAACATGTCGGGTCGCGGCGACGCAAACGGGAAGGAACCCGGAAGCGGGCGGGGCCCTATCCCCCAGATCTAGGATCCTGTCCCCTGGCCGCAAGGCCCCCAATGCCCTCCGACGTCACCGGGTGCGTCTCAGCTGCCCCGCAGCGTCACTGCCGCTGGACGCCCGCCGGCCACTGGACGAACATCCCCG
Coding sequences within:
- a CDS encoding M20 family metallopeptidase, whose amino-acid sequence is MDTVHYFADRLPRYLEELRALVAIETPTGDVARAERAADLIAALFSGLGTSDREDLAGLGPMLRIRRPGTGSRVLLLAHYDTVWPAGSWEVPWLERDGRIWGPGVYDMKAGLLFLPWLLRWLRDAGRDHPELEILLTPDEEKGSPGSRSRIGEAAARADFALVLEPATPLGHLKLARKGSGEFQVDVAGRTAHQGAAPEEGVNAVVEAAHQVLRMLELQDAAAGTTVGPNIISGGSASNTIADRVRIVVDVRAWTEGERLRLDEGLRALTPVNEGARVEVRGAWNRPPMEPSPAAVELFERARGIGSALGMLLESAAWGGSSDGCLTAAAGAPTLDGLGPVGDEAHTRSENIVVAELPRRMALLGELVASLAVAPEEWLSTGACAFLRSRSRG